The segment gtctgtaatcccagcactttgggaggccaagtgctCACAGAACAGAAGCACAAACCAGCATGGGGGCTGCAAAAAACGGTGCTTTGCAAACAACGGTGGCGACACGAACGTCCCTCCACTGAAGGAATTCACAAAAGCAGTGCAAGAGACCATCATAACATCAAAAAATTACAGTTCTAGCACTCTCTCTAGCAGAGAGAGCGCTGGAAGACCACACCATGTGCCACAGGATACCtgtctgtgtttctctctctcttttttttagatggagtctttctcttttttttttttttgagatggagtcttttttctttctttctttctctttttctttcctttatctctttttttttgagatggagtctttctttctttctctttctttcttttctttgtttccttctttctttctctttatttcctttctctctttctctctctcctttttgagatgaagtttctttcccttctttccttccttccttccttccttccttctttcctttctttccttctcttttttgagacagagtcttgctctgtcactcaggctggagttcagtgacgcgatctcggctcactgcaacctctgcctcccaggttcaagagattgtcctgtctcagcctcagtagctgggattacaggcacccaccaccacgcccagctaatttttgtatttttagtagagatgtttccccacgttgcccaggctagtctccaactcctgagctccggtgatctgcccaccttggcctcccaaagtgctgggattacaggcatgagccaccacacccagcccctgtattagtttctttttgctgTACAGCAAATGATCCCAGGCTTAGCTGCTTAAAACCATACACATTTCTCAATCTTTGTTTCCATGGGTCAAAAGTCTGCATGTGACCAGCTGGGTCCTCTGACTGGGGCCTCACAAGGCTGAAGTCAAGGTGCTGCTGGGCCAGGTGCTCATCTGAAGGTCAAGGTCACCTTCCAAGCTTATTGGCTGTTGGCAGCATTCAGTTCCTCGTGCTTGTGGGACTGAGGCCCCTGTTTCCTGCTGCTGCCCGCTGGGACCTGCTCTCAGTTACTGGAGGCCCCTCTGCTCCCTCTCATGTGGCTCCCCGGAAAGCACGGCGGTTTGCTCCCTCAAGGCCAACAGGAGCACATCTCTGCAGCCTCGACTCTCTCTGACTTTCCCTATCTGGTATCCAGTTCCACCCAAGATAACCTTGCCTTTGACTAGCTCAAAGTTGACTGATTAGAGATCTTAATTCCGCTGAAGAATTCCTTCATCTTTACAAGAGAATGTAACCTGATCAAGGGGGGGACATCAGGCTCTGTTCCCACCGAGGACAGGGGATTGAATGGAGCCCCCCAGCATGGGGTGGGAATGTTGTGAGCCCTATCAGAACTGTGTCTCCTGAAGTCCCGGAGACAGAAGCGGCTCAGGAACGAGGGGAGCACTGTGGCGCTGAGTCTACAGGATGGATGAGGTGGAAGATGTTCCAGGGGGATGAGACAGCAAtgctgagaaaggaaggaaatctgGATGAATATGTAGAGGTTGGCCAGATTATGAGAGACTGTGATGACCAGTTGGAGAAGTTTGTATTTCATGCTATAAAAAGCAACCAAATCTAGTTAATATACCCTAAGTTGGGTAATAGGATCAGATTCTTTACAGTAAAGcttacaaaagtaaaattattttataattgtattataGCAAACAACAGGGTTTAAAAATGGTCCCTTAACAATGAGCCTTAAAAATAAGCAGCCACTTAATACTCATTTGGGTCCAAAAGCCACAAAGctattgacattttctttatgctgAGGAAGTCTTGGTGGTATCGATTCTCATACAGCAGAGATCAAGACGAACATCTTGTACCTCCTCTTCCCCACCTGCCTCTGAAGCAAGCCCTGATCTGATGACATCGTCATGAGGCCTGCTCGCCCTCAGCAGCTTCCTAGTGTGCCCTGGGTGTGGGCATCCAGTGCCAATAAATGGAGGAAAACGGGCAGACTGGGAGGGGTGGGAGCAGGCGGGAGgaaaggaagtggggagggagggagggaggcggagAAAGTCAGCGTAAGGGAAAAGTGGGACATCTGGTCACACCAGGGTTCAGGGAGTGGCAAGAGGTTCCGAGCCCTGCCCGCTACTGACCTGAGGCTCACACGGCCTCACCAGCCTCGCATCAGTCACGGTTCCGAGTCCTCAGGAATAACAACAACTAAaagagttaatttaaaaaattttttccattGTAATTTATATGGAATTCTGAACAACGGAAAATCAGAGCCCAAACAGGTGATAAAGAGGTTCATTAAGAGCCTTGCGAACCTGAGAGCACATTCAGAATCGCCCTCGCACTTACATCTGTGAAAGACACACGCTCCGGCCAGTGTCCCGCAGACACTCCCACATCCCCCATCACACAATGAGCAGGCCTGCTTCTCTGCTTCCCATCACTTCACCCATCCCGTTCAGCCTTTGCTCCCCTTGAAGAGCTGGAAAATATGGGTGTTCAGGAAAGGCCTTGAAGATAGAAATGAATGCAAATGCTgttgttattaataatatttcaaaGTGGGCACAGGGAACTtgatgacattttaatttaatttgatttgattAGTCGGGGGcaaaagactttttatttttatcttcaaaggCTGGAGGCACGTCAGGTACACAGACTGCAGCACGGTTTGCTCAGTGTGTTGGGTTCTGGCTGACGATGTGTGCCCAAAACCTTTCTCACGGCTTCTGAAAGTAGATTGAAGGGAGTGGAGCACCGTAGCCTCTCTGGTTGCAGAGACTCTCCaggcattttcttttcatgtgaGATGTCACACTAACCCAAGCACGATAATTTAGCTTCCTGCTAAGCTAGTCCAGAGACTGATTGTTTCTATCCAAAATTGGCAAGCCTCCTTTCCTTTATATTTCAAATTgaagaacaggagaaaattttcagaaaatggtTTATAGTGGAAAGGTACTGGTTTAAACTTAACCTACTTGCTGTTTGAAACAAGTTATTTTAGTTAAAGTGAAATTCTCtatgtaaaatatcattttaagaaatcttcataatgcattttgctgttttaaagttttgtatTTAGTAAAATGCAGAAAGTCTAATCCTTCTGAAGACTCCCTTATTACATCTCCTCACACACCCACTTGTACTCACACCCCCAATCCAAAGGTTCATGGGGATACTCTGTTATGTAATTTTGTTGTCAATGTGATTCataggtttttggttttgctgtctAGTTGCTCTGTTTTAATTTTGGGATTTAGAAAGATTAAACGCTATGCCACCACCACCTTTCACTTTGAACATTTTGAAGACAAATATTTCCTACTTGTGACTAACATACCCAGCCAAATTATCCATCACTATaagatcagaaaaatattttaactgttgATGTTTCATGCACCCTTTCCCAGGAAGCTACTACAGAATACATTCCACTAAATTAAACAGATAAATCAAGGAGGAAGGCATCATGGAATGCAGAAAATAAGGGCTTATGAGAGAGGTAGAGGGAATTCCTGGCACCTGTGAAGTGCAGCCTGAGTATAGAAGTATGCAGCAAGTTTAGAAAGTCACCATCAGATTGGGGCAGGATGCCAAAGGGTGACAGGAGGgatgtctccagaaaaaaaaaaaaaaaaaatatatatatatatagaatggCACTGACAAATATGAGTGTATGGCTGTGAACTAGTAGAAAGTATACAGAAAGCTaaagaaatgaggctgggcacagtggctcatgcctgtaatcccagcgctttgggaggctgaggcaggaggatcacttgaggtcaggagttcgagagcaacctggccaacatggtgaaaccccgtctctacaaaaaatacaaaaattagctgggcatggtggtgggcccctgtaatcccagctactcaggaggctgaggcaggagaatcacttgaaccagggaggcagaggttgcagtgagctgagatggcgccactgcactccagcctgggcaacaaagcgagactctgtctcaaaaaagaaagctaagaaaatgaaagagggagGCGATGATTATCTTCAAGGAAAAAAGGTCGTATAAGAAAGAAGATGCAGTGAAAATGCATGAACACAGGGGTGGCATGTTGCATGTAGCACACGCACTGACATGCAGTCACGTAATCTTGTTACCATCACAGGCAGGGATTGAATGGAGACCCGTGTAGCCTCTGCGGGGACACATGCAGTAGAGAGAGTTAGAGGTAGGAGCACGAATGAGCTAAATATTTATCTTCCCATGTAACTGGTGCTgttgacattttcaaaattatgctATAAGCATATGATTTGGAAATATGGACACAATAAAGGTAGAGGAGCAAAGAGCTATGAGTGATTCTCTGCAGGGGATTCTGGAGTGGGCGATGGCAAGGACATCGGGTTATTCTTGGCTGGGTAGcgctattttcttttaaaactatgcAAATGTGGCCGGccacgtggctcatgcctgtaatcccagcactttgagaggccaaggcgtgtggatcacctgaggtcgggagttcgagaccagcctgacaacatggtgaagccctgtctctactgaaaacacaacattaccgggtgtggtggtgcatgcctgtaatcccagctactcgggaggctgaagcaggagaatcacttaaacccaggaagtggagattgcagtgagccgagatcatgccactgcattctagcccgagcgacacagcgagactccaataaataaaaaaaaaaaaaaaaaaaaggcaaatgcatTTCTTTGGCTAACATTAAAGTTTTTACAAAGTTTCATTGTAACACAGAAAATAAACTCTTGGTGTACCCCTGTAGGATTACACAGAATAAAACCAACCATTCGATACCTTTCTTCTTCCATTCCCAATCAGAAGGTTATTTCTGACCCATTGAAATATTATCTACAAAGAAGATGAGAGCCTCCTGCAGCAGTCTCGAGTGGTCTGAGAGCTGAACCCAGGTTTGAGGCCTATCTCCAGGTGGTCCTGAATATCCGTGCATCCCGGGACCTTGTTAGGATGAACTCACCAGAGGCGTCCTGGGTTGCTCAACGCAGAGACTCTTACCCAGGGTGTCAGCCTCTGAAAGATACACGTGCCTGGGCCTCTTTCCTGAAGATGGACCCAGCAGGTCTGGAGGGAGGGCCCTGTGATGCACCCTGTGATGAGCCGCTGATCCGAGCTGCGTGGAACCTCAGCGGGGGTGTGAGCTATCAGGAACCTGCCGCTGGACTGCAGCGACCAGGAGAATACGGGTTCTGTGCATCCGACGGCGGGGAccaagcagaaaggaaaaacccTTGCTGAGCAGACTGTGCACTGGGCAGCCTGCCGGCCACTTTATACAGATTCTGTCATTCAGCTGGGGTCTCTCTGCTCCTTGATACTAACCACGCCTACCAGACCATCTTCCCTCCAGCTGGAGGAAGAGGTGGACCTGGACCCTGGACGAGGCAGGGAAAATCAGGGAGACCCAGCAGGACGGGTGAGAGGAGTGTGCTTGGGGAAGGTGGCCTCTAGTGCCTGGCCTCAGGCAAAGTCGTTTTCTGTGGATCCAAAAAGGAGGTGGCGTGATTGTGCCCAGTTCACAGACAGGCAAGGAGGGGCCTCGGCAGGCTAAGGCATTGCTGCAGGATGCACCGTGCCCGCCCCTGCCTGCAGAGCCGGTGTTTTCAATTCCTTCATTCCACCTTAGCAAGATGGGCCTTGGGGGGGGAAGTGGGGGAGTGAGGGAGAAGCAGGTGTGTGCCAGAGACCAACGACACCCACTGTGGGTTCCAGCTGTCCTGCGGTGGGTCAGGCCAGCAGACTGCAGGGATGGGGCTGGGAATGGCCGTGATTAGGAGACAGATGATCCAGCCACAAGCCTGTGGTGGCCTTGGGATCTAGCTGGCCCGGGGATGATTCCTGCCTTCACCGTCTTCAAGTAGTGGGATTTTAGACTTAGGTTTCCTCATCAGAAAAACCGGAGCAGTGGAGCCCCGCACTCGTGCTGCCGTCCGTTTACAGAAGTACACAGGGGTGCGTGTGAGATTCCTGGCACATGGCCAggtctccagcctcagcttccatCTCCTCCTTAAAGTGATCCAAGCTGAAGCATGCACTGGTGCAGCCTGTATGACGACATTCAACGTGGTGACGTTGTGAGCTGCCAACACAGCCACGGCGGCATCAGAGTTTTTCTTCACGTGTGTCACTAAGGCAGAAACTGGTCTCATcgatgttgttttgtttttgttgttgagacagggtcttgctctgtagcccaggctggagtgcagtggcacgatcacagctcactgcagcctcaaccttctgggctcaggtgatcctcccacctcagcctgttgCGTAGCGGgcaccacaggtgtgagccaacatgtccagctaattttttattttttgtagagaccagggtCTTCCTATGCTGccgaggctggtttcaaattcctgggctcaagtgatctgcctgccttggccttgcaaagcgctgggatttcagatgtgagctaccacgcctggctgtgtgtgtttttttttttttgagacggagtctcgctctgtcgcccaggccggagtgcagtggggcgatcttggctcactgaaacctctgcctctcaggttcaagacattctcatgcctcagcctcctgagtaactgggattacaggtacacgctaccacacccggcttaaaaaaaaaaaaaaatatatatatatatgtatatatatatatgtgtgtgtgtgtatatatatgtgtatatatatatatttgtacttttagtagagacatggtttcactatgttgatcaggctggtcttgaacgcctgactggttttcttttttaagagctTTCTTCTTCATGAGCTCTGTCTTCTGAAATGGAACTCAGAATAATTGAATATTAACATAAAAAGTTATCTCTGGTTctggaaacactatttttttctttttcttttttaaatttttaaccattttaagtgcacGGTTCAGTGGCATGAAGTATCAGACATTCACACTGTGGTACAAGCACTGCCATCCATTCCAGGACTTTTatatcatcccaaactgaaactctgtccccattaaataCTTACTGTCCAATCCTCCCTTACCCCAGCCCCTGTCAAGGGGCTTCTAGCCCCATTCTAtcatactttctgtctctatggattttaCCTTTCTGGGGACCTCATATCAGTGGAATCTTACAGTATTTGCCCCTTTAGGCTGGCTTCACTTAGTAGCATACAAAACCATTACATTTTTTACACACTTATTTGGCTTTTTGAGCAGACTGAGCTAATTTCCAGTTGTCTAAGAATATTTAAGTATTCTTATAAGTTACAatagctgaaaaatattttaagagaaaccattttaactttctgtttgAAAAAGTGAAGgggtggccgggtgcggtgcctcacgcctgtaatcccagcactttgggaggctgaggtgggcggatcatgaggtcaggaattcgagatcagcctggccaacatggtgaaaccctgtctctactaaaaatacaaaaattagccaggtgtggaggcgggcgcctataatcccagctagtcaagaggctgaggcaggagaactgcttgaacctgggaggcagaggttgcaaggagccgAGACCGcatcattgccctccagcctggggacacagcaagactaaAGGGGTGAGTTTTCAGTTTTCTAGAAAGTAAACAGTTTAGTTTtacctttaaaagtaaaaagtttggTTTTCATAAGTTGAACATTCATTAAAGTGATGTTATGTAATATTCAAGCAACTTGCTTGAGCAAAGGTGCAAATTACTTTGACTAATGCTAAATTTCTAATTATCATCCACCTCTTATTTCAGATACCCTATCATCTTTACTTTGTTGGAGAGGAGCTGTAATAGTCTATGTTAAAGTTACTGCTCAGACAAAGGATTCCAACAAATTGCTTTCACTACTTTATTGGTAATTTTAAGAACTACGAGGAACttagttgtttttttctggaagaaaactGGAATTAAAATCGCTGATCCTTTAGAGAAATAGAACAAAGCAGAAGGGAGtgtacaaaataaataagaaaagaattctTAGCATACTTTCCTTTCCTGTATTCTcactgagaaataaaaagtaaatgggaTATTGAGAAGCAAAATTAATCCTGATTAGGCTCGCTTTGGGACAAGCAACCACTTTGCACGATTACCCATTGTTAGGCGTGAAACGGAGCCGATGATCGCTCATTGTTGAGGAGAAAAGACCTGGAGACCACGCTCATCCAGTCTCGCTCCTGACCTGCATCTGAACACCTGAAGGAagaaactttaagaaaaagaCTTCAAGTGACAGAGGAGACAAAAGTCTCAAAGGTGCAGAATTCAAGAAGCATGGCGTCTCAGGATGGGTGTGAAAGTGACAAATAGGAGATCCCCTGACAGCTAAACCCAGGCACATCCTGGAATCCCGGGATGCGGTGCAAGTTTTCATGGCAGAGCTCACACCAGCATTGTGTGGAAGATTAAATGTTGTTATGCTTTGAGATTGGCACTCAtgctattcattttttattaagaaGTACAATGAAATTTAATGTATTCCATTTTTGACACCAATGTAATGACCAAATTAAActagattttcaaaaataatcagAGGCCCTGCCCCGCAAACTCCTCCTGGGCCCGGGGAGATGTGGGTCCAGTCAGTGGCAACTCCATCTTGGGTGCTGATCCACCATGCTGACTTCAGACCAGCGCCAGTCTCCTGAGCGCCTCCCAATTCCTATGTGATTTCCTGTCCCTAGTGTGTGAACATGTCAGCCTAGATGTGATTACACAGATTATGGGCCATGACACACCTACCACTCTGCCTGTTCTGAAGGGCTGCCTTTAATTGTCTTGCAAAGAGCACTTACACCTCTTCCCCAGGGCACAGAAGCCCTGGGTCTGGGGTGACAGGTACAGAGACCTACCTATCCTCCAGCCACCCAAGACCATGCTTCTGTCTGTAAATCCCCCAATAAAACACCCTTTACTAACAAATGTGATTGATCTGGCTTATTCCTTGGTTTCTCGGCTCCTTCGGCATTTGGGGGCCGTGTTGCATATGTGGCCCTTTCCTGGAACAGGAGACAATGTTCTACGTCACGTTCCAGGACAATTGACCTGGCAGAGCATGGCAGATGATCTCGGGGGCTTTTGAGCAGGACCTCACTCTCCACAGCTCTCCTTCACAGGGACAGGAGTCATGCGGGATGGATGGCCTTGCCCGG is part of the Macaca thibetana thibetana isolate TM-01 chromosome 17, ASM2454274v1, whole genome shotgun sequence genome and harbors:
- the LOC126940289 gene encoding putative protein ATP11AUN, yielding MNSPEASWVAQRRDSYPGCQPLKDTRAWASFLKMDPAGLEGGPCDAPCDEPLIRAAWNLSGDTLSSLLCWRGAVIVYVKVTAQTKDSNKLLSLLYW